From the genome of Streptomyces sp. NBC_01317, one region includes:
- a CDS encoding M1 family metallopeptidase, with protein MRRYVVSSVSAVALFGVVGGCGGAGGGNGSAAPDVSGSGGVGDPYFPGLGNGGYDVSHYGLTLDYVPATRHLDGTAVITARATQDLTGFHLDLAGMDVASVTVDGRRAVVGRDGTELIVRPREALERGETFRTVVRYSGVPRRITDPDGSAEGWLASGRRVVALGEPTGSMTWFPGNHHPGDKASYDVDITVPAGTEAVSNGEPVGRRTSGGRTAFRWRSTEPMASYLATLAIGPYRVHEVKGPLPLYTAVDPGAGKAGADLVAALPGILTWEEKTFGPYPFSSAGVIIGRKADAGYALETQTRPFLPGPTDVSTLVHELAHQWFGDSVTPESWQDMWLNEGFATYAEWLWAADHGGMPVAESFTEAYDDEENWAFPPADPPTAADLSEPPVYGRGAMVLQRVRDAVGDATFFRIVRGWARTHRHGNASTADFTAYVEKESGRELSEVWDSWLYGDGRPDL; from the coding sequence CTCGGTCTCCGCGGTCGCCCTGTTCGGGGTGGTCGGTGGGTGTGGTGGGGCGGGCGGCGGGAACGGGAGCGCGGCGCCGGACGTGTCCGGGAGCGGTGGGGTGGGGGATCCGTATTTTCCCGGGCTCGGGAATGGGGGGTACGACGTCTCGCACTATGGGCTCACGCTTGACTACGTCCCTGCCACCCGGCACCTCGACGGCACCGCCGTCATCACCGCGCGGGCCACACAGGACCTCACCGGCTTCCACCTCGACCTCGCCGGGATGGACGTCGCGTCCGTGACCGTGGACGGGCGGCGGGCCGTCGTCGGCCGTGACGGTACGGAGCTGATCGTGCGGCCGCGTGAGGCACTGGAGCGCGGGGAGACCTTCCGTACCGTCGTCAGGTACTCCGGCGTCCCGCGCCGCATCACCGACCCCGACGGGTCCGCCGAGGGCTGGCTCGCCTCCGGGCGGCGGGTGGTCGCGCTGGGGGAGCCGACCGGGTCGATGACATGGTTCCCCGGCAACCACCACCCCGGCGACAAGGCGTCCTACGACGTCGACATCACCGTGCCCGCCGGCACCGAGGCCGTCTCCAACGGGGAGCCGGTCGGCCGGCGGACCAGCGGCGGCCGGACCGCGTTCCGCTGGCGGAGCACCGAGCCGATGGCCAGTTACCTCGCCACCCTCGCCATCGGCCCGTACCGCGTGCACGAGGTGAAGGGCCCCCTGCCGCTCTACACCGCCGTCGATCCCGGCGCGGGCAAGGCCGGGGCCGATCTGGTCGCCGCGCTGCCCGGGATTTTGACGTGGGAGGAGAAGACCTTCGGCCCCTACCCCTTCTCCTCCGCCGGTGTGATCATCGGGCGCAAGGCCGACGCCGGATACGCCCTGGAGACCCAGACCCGCCCCTTCCTCCCCGGCCCGACCGACGTCAGCACGCTGGTCCACGAGCTGGCCCACCAGTGGTTCGGCGACTCCGTGACGCCCGAGTCCTGGCAGGACATGTGGCTCAACGAGGGCTTCGCGACCTACGCGGAGTGGCTCTGGGCGGCGGACCACGGGGGTATGCCGGTGGCGGAGAGTTTCACCGAGGCGTACGACGACGAGGAGAACTGGGCCTTCCCGCCCGCCGATCCGCCCACCGCCGCCGACCTCTCCGAGCCGCCGGTGTACGGGCGCGGCGCGATGGTCCTCCAGCGGGTACGGGACGCGGTGGGCGACGCCACGTTCTTCCGGATCGTACGGGGCTGGGCGCGGACGCACCGTCATGGCAACGCCTCCACCGCCGACTTCACGGCGTACGTGGAGAAGGAGTCCGGACGGGAGCTGTCGGAGGTCTGGGACAGCTGGCTGTACGGGGACGGCAGGCCCGACCTGTAG
- a CDS encoding GNAT family N-acetyltransferase, producing MIVDVVTAGEARALPGELLTELAGFYASDRAFQQLGGDFPDPARIRPEDVAVSLADDLAHPDAEVLLARSAGRLVAVAVVLAHDPDQVSGPSGAGAVPDPDPWIALLMVHGRERRSGYGRGLAGRVEDRFRTAGHSGVRLSVAEANTGAVAFWTALGYEETGRRPDRRRGHRCRLLRKAL from the coding sequence ATGATCGTCGACGTGGTGACGGCCGGTGAGGCCCGCGCCCTGCCCGGGGAGCTGCTGACGGAGCTGGCGGGCTTCTACGCCTCGGACCGCGCGTTCCAGCAGCTCGGCGGGGACTTCCCGGACCCGGCGCGCATCCGCCCCGAGGACGTCGCGGTCTCGCTCGCCGACGATCTTGCGCACCCGGACGCGGAGGTGCTGCTGGCCCGTTCGGCGGGGCGGCTCGTGGCGGTCGCGGTGGTCCTGGCCCACGACCCGGACCAGGTGTCCGGGCCCTCCGGGGCCGGCGCCGTACCGGACCCCGACCCGTGGATCGCCCTGCTGATGGTGCACGGCCGCGAGCGGCGCTCCGGGTACGGGCGGGGGCTGGCCGGACGCGTCGAGGACCGGTTCCGCACGGCGGGGCACAGCGGTGTCAGGCTCTCGGTCGCGGAGGCGAACACCGGGGCCGTCGCCTTCTGGACGGCGCTCGGGTACGAGGAGACGGGCCGCCGCCCGGACCGGAGGCGGGGCCACCGGTGCCGGCTCCTGCGCAAGGCGTTGTGA